The following nucleotide sequence is from Erythrobacter aurantius.
TCTGTTTTTCAGGGTGGCGCTTTGCATTGCCGGTGTAAGGCTTCACCTGGTCTGGTTTCAGATACTCGATCTCGAGCGGCAGCTCATCTGGCGAGATTGCGCTCGCTACTTTGAGTTTGGACGCACGTCGTCTCCTTCATCAACAATCGTTTCAAGGTCTTTTCCTTTGCTAGATTGTCGACGGGTCGGAGGACCTGCCCACGGCTTGAAAATAAGGAACACCAATCGGTGTTGCAATACTTATCCTGCTCGGCCCCGGTGCCGTTCGGGTGCGGATAGGAGGTTCTGTTCAAGCAGTACGGCCATCTCCGCCAGCTCGATGATGACGCGCGAGCGGTCATTGTACCCTAAAGTGCCGATCGCATTCTCGATTGCATCGCCGCGGCAGAAGTCGGGGGTCAGGAACACTGAGCCTGCACTGCCTTCCTTCTCAGGAAGTACCTCACCGAGCTCGACCTTGCGGAGTAGCATAAACACCCGCTTGTCGGGACCGTTGGTGGTGGAACGCAGGATGGGTGGATCAGCCAGTATCTTGCCGAGCCTGGCTTCGAGCTGCGCACGGATATGCCGCAGCAGAAACACGACCTCAGACTGCTTGAATCCGAGGTCAAGAAGGTCAAGTCCGATCGAAAGACAAAAGGCGTCCGCGAGCGTGAAGCGGACCTCGGCTCCCTTCCCTGGTGGCGGCACCGAGTGAAATGCGTAGCGCTGGCCATTTGGAACTTCCGGCTGGGCGCGGTCGAGGTCGACCAGCTTTCTGATTCTTCCGGCGAAGGTCTGTTTGATCGGGGTCTGCGCGGGTGCCTGACTGAAGGCGCGCCAGATCGCGATCTCCACCTGTCCGCGCGAGTATGTCAGCTGATCTGTCTTGCCCATCCGAAGGCTCTACAGCACCTATCGGTTGAATGGGACAAGTCCCTGCAAGGCCCTTCGAAATTCCCTGCTTGGCGCAGAATTTTCCCTGATATTGGTTTTAGGGAAACTTCTCGCGAAACGGCGGAATTCCGCGGGCTGGACTGCGTCTCTGAGCGCCGGAATATGCGAAAAACAGGAATTTCCCTGCAAACGGGGCCAAAACAGGGAATTTGCACAAGAGAGCGGTTCGCTTCGGACTGCGTCGCGCACCAATCCCTATCCTGCCCGATGATTTGCCTCAGCGGCTTTGCCGCCATCGGGCTGTGTGCGTGCGGCGTACCGGCAATAGGCTGTTCAGGCCTTCGCCGACGAAGCCTCGCGGGAATCAAGCCATTCGGCGGCCTTGACGCCGAAGGTGATCAGGAACGGCACCAGCACGAAGCTGAGCGTGACCTTGGCCAGCACCTGCCCGATCAAAAGATTGGTGATGTCGAATTCGCCGTAGAAAGCGAGCGTCACGAAAATGATCGAATCCACCGCCTGGCTGAGAGCCGATGCGATTGCGCCGCGGATCATCAGGCCGACGGTGGTGGCTTCGCCGCTGCCTCGCAGCTTCGAAAAGATCCAGACGTTGAGCAGCAACGACGTGATGTAGGCGGCAGGCCCCGCCATCAGGATGCGCGGGGTCTGACCCAGCACCGTCTCGAATGCGGCAAGATCGGTGGCGCGGAATTCCAGCATCTCGGGCGAAGCGGGAAGCGACAGGACGAGATAGATTAACGCCGCCGAAAGCGCCAAGGGCAGGAAACCGATCCAGATCAGCCGGTTAGCCAGCCTTTGCCCGTAAAGCTGGGCAATGGTGCTGGTGATCACCACCAGCAGCAGGAACGGAAAAATGCCCGCTTCCACCGCAAGGTTGCTGGGCCACAATTGGACCTGCTTGAACGCGACGACCCCGGCGAGCACCGTCATCCCTCCGTAAAGGATGATGTAGACAAACAGCCCCGTGGGCGTGGCCAGCGCGGCCGCCGCATTGGGGCCGGTCGTTTCTTGCGGTTTCGCGGTGTCGTTCATGTCCAATCGGTAAGCGAGCGCCCTGCAAAAGAAAAGCCGGATGCATCGCAGTTTCACCATGCATGCGAACATCGGCTTGCGGTGGAGCGCGCCAGCGCGCTAGATGGGCGCTGATACAGCGTCGCTGCGGGGGCGGCGTGCGGGATCACAATGGCATATTCTTGAAGGGGCACCGCCTTTTCTGCGGTGAGACACAACATAACCTCCATCCTGTTCAGCCTGCTCGGCATCGTCGCAATCCTTGGCATCGCTTTTCTGCTTTCCTCGGGAAAGAGGAACATCAAGCTGCGCGTCGTCGGCGCAGCCTTTGCCTTGCAGGCTTTGATGGCCGTGCTGGTGCTGCGGACCGATTTCGGCGTTCAGGTGATCAAGTTCCTGTCTGACGGCGTGATCGCGCTGCTGGGTTATTCGGTGCAGGGGATCGAGACACTGTTCGGCCC
It contains:
- a CDS encoding queuosine precursor transporter gives rise to the protein MNDTAKPQETTGPNAAAALATPTGLFVYIILYGGMTVLAGVVAFKQVQLWPSNLAVEAGIFPFLLLVVITSTIAQLYGQRLANRLIWIGFLPLALSAALIYLVLSLPASPEMLEFRATDLAAFETVLGQTPRILMAGPAAYITSLLLNVWIFSKLRGSGEATTVGLMIRGAIASALSQAVDSIIFVTLAFYGEFDITNLLIGQVLAKVTLSFVLVPFLITFGVKAAEWLDSREASSAKA